A genomic region of Salinibacter pepae contains the following coding sequences:
- the dapF gene encoding diaminopimelate epimerase has translation MVSFTKMQGTGNDFLVLDNRSAQLRPDELSACAAAWCPRRYGVGADGLLALDAPKTSAADYRMHYVNADGSRATMCGNGARCLFRFARRAGFQNDPLAFDTDAGLYRATTASEDDPSGVRLFVPDVTEVRADVALDRSVPQAVRRLCFAHAGTEHLVAVVDDLDAVPVQKWGRRLRRDPSLAPAGANVNFVELGGEDGLRLRTYEKGVEAETPSCGTGVLAAAETAGRLTGADPETTLRVRTPGGKLAVGRVEGGTLYLQGPAVSVFDGRVERPRDER, from the coding sequence ATGGTTTCGTTTACCAAGATGCAGGGGACGGGGAACGACTTTCTCGTCCTCGACAACCGATCCGCTCAGCTCCGTCCGGACGAGCTGTCGGCCTGTGCGGCCGCCTGGTGCCCGCGCCGCTACGGAGTGGGGGCGGACGGGCTTCTGGCCCTCGACGCCCCGAAGACGTCGGCGGCCGACTACCGCATGCACTACGTAAATGCCGACGGTTCACGCGCGACCATGTGCGGAAACGGCGCACGATGCCTCTTTCGGTTCGCCCGACGGGCCGGATTTCAGAACGATCCGCTGGCGTTCGACACCGACGCGGGACTGTACCGGGCCACCACGGCGTCGGAAGATGATCCGTCGGGGGTGCGTCTCTTCGTGCCGGACGTCACGGAGGTCCGGGCGGACGTGGCGCTCGACCGATCGGTGCCCCAGGCCGTTCGGCGCCTCTGCTTCGCCCACGCGGGCACCGAGCACCTTGTGGCCGTGGTCGACGACCTCGATGCCGTGCCGGTTCAGAAGTGGGGACGCCGTCTTCGTCGCGATCCCAGCCTGGCCCCCGCCGGGGCCAACGTCAACTTCGTGGAGCTAGGAGGCGAGGACGGCCTCCGACTCCGCACCTACGAAAAGGGCGTGGAGGCCGAGACGCCGTCCTGTGGCACCGGGGTGCTGGCCGCGGCGGAGACCGCCGGCCGCCTCACGGGAGCCGATCCCGAGACGACCCTGCGGGTGCGTACGCCGGGCGGTAAGCTCGCCGTGGGCCGGGTCGAAGGGGGAACCTTGTATCTTCAGGGCCCGGCCGTATCGGTGTTTGACGGACGCGTTGAGCGCCCAAGAGACGAGCGATAA
- a CDS encoding peptidylprolyl isomerase, translating into MGAMNTLRQNTGVILWILVLSFGIIWTLQDSDVFSAMNQTTRNVATVNGNPIQNEDYQRILKRQRQRFQQQMGGDMNPQMESRVRERAYNQVVNQELLQQEMKRLGISVTDSEVEAMVFGENPHPVIRRQFADSTGQINYQLLQNMASNPEARTQWIKLEEFLRRQRRQQKMSSLVQSTIQVSEADIKDYYRRQNSSASAQYVALRYARVPDDSITVTESDLRDYYDNNREAYKREKTVTLQYATTTKEATAEDSSGIAGDLAGLRADFATTENDSLFLLNNASDQDFSSAYRTPDQMNARVADSVYASPEPGRIVGPVFGGGQAHLLKVRDTRPAENDFLHARHILLKTDQADSGVAGRLRAIRDSLESGAASFAEMARRYSDDGSASDGGDLGWFARGSMVDAFEDAAFGAEPGTLVGPVQSEFGYHLIRVEARASQAVQVADLAYNLSPSRATLSDKESQLGDLAYFAEEEGAFEEEARRLGLSVQEVQVETDQSSVPGIGQSAALSQFLESASNGAISDVIELSDKFVVAEVTNVTPEGYRSFSEVKSQIRPQVELQKKRAVQTRRMERALAQNTFEALPEALGTELRTQSDLTYSTSTVPGLGQEPQFVGTVFGLDEAESSGVVAGKNAAFVVKTTQKATPPPLTDQKRKQLRQRLLKQRRQEVSSNWIAALKEDATIKDNRSQLR; encoded by the coding sequence ATGGGCGCGATGAACACGCTCCGGCAGAACACCGGAGTGATTCTCTGGATTCTTGTTCTTTCATTCGGGATTATCTGGACCCTCCAGGACTCCGATGTCTTTTCGGCCATGAACCAGACGACCCGGAACGTGGCCACGGTCAACGGCAATCCGATTCAGAATGAGGATTACCAGCGCATCCTGAAACGTCAGCGCCAGCGGTTTCAGCAACAGATGGGCGGCGACATGAACCCCCAGATGGAGAGCCGCGTGCGGGAGCGGGCCTACAACCAGGTCGTCAACCAGGAGCTCCTGCAGCAGGAAATGAAGCGGTTGGGGATTTCGGTGACCGATTCGGAAGTGGAGGCAATGGTGTTCGGCGAGAACCCACACCCCGTCATCCGCCGCCAGTTCGCGGACTCGACCGGGCAAATCAACTATCAGTTGCTGCAAAACATGGCCTCCAACCCCGAGGCCCGCACCCAGTGGATCAAGCTTGAGGAGTTCCTCCGGCGGCAGCGGCGACAGCAGAAAATGAGCTCCCTCGTCCAATCGACGATCCAGGTATCGGAGGCGGACATCAAAGACTACTACCGCCGCCAGAATTCGTCTGCCTCGGCCCAGTACGTCGCCCTTCGCTACGCTCGTGTCCCGGACGACTCGATTACGGTCACCGAGTCCGACCTCCGTGACTACTACGACAACAACCGCGAAGCATACAAGCGCGAAAAGACGGTCACCCTGCAGTACGCGACGACCACTAAGGAGGCCACGGCGGAGGACTCCTCCGGGATTGCCGGCGACCTGGCCGGCCTGCGAGCAGACTTCGCCACGACCGAAAACGACTCTCTCTTTCTGCTTAACAACGCGTCGGACCAGGACTTTTCGAGCGCGTACCGCACCCCGGACCAGATGAATGCCCGCGTCGCCGACTCGGTGTACGCGTCCCCCGAGCCCGGACGGATCGTCGGCCCTGTCTTCGGGGGCGGCCAGGCCCACCTCCTCAAGGTTCGGGACACGCGCCCCGCCGAGAACGACTTCCTCCACGCCCGCCACATCCTGTTGAAGACCGACCAGGCAGACTCCGGGGTGGCCGGTCGATTGCGGGCAATTCGGGACAGCCTCGAGTCGGGGGCCGCTTCCTTTGCGGAAATGGCCCGCCGGTACTCCGACGACGGCTCGGCGTCGGACGGGGGCGACCTCGGCTGGTTTGCTCGCGGCAGCATGGTGGACGCTTTTGAGGACGCCGCGTTTGGGGCCGAGCCCGGGACGCTCGTCGGCCCCGTCCAGTCCGAATTTGGCTACCACCTCATTCGGGTCGAGGCCCGTGCCTCTCAGGCCGTTCAGGTGGCTGACCTGGCCTACAACTTGAGCCCAAGCCGGGCGACCCTCTCCGACAAGGAGAGCCAGCTGGGCGATCTCGCCTACTTCGCCGAGGAGGAGGGCGCCTTCGAAGAAGAGGCGCGGCGCCTGGGCCTGTCGGTGCAGGAGGTTCAGGTGGAGACCGATCAGTCCTCCGTTCCCGGCATCGGCCAGAGTGCCGCCCTGTCTCAATTCCTGGAGTCCGCCTCCAACGGCGCGATCAGCGACGTCATCGAGCTGAGCGACAAGTTCGTGGTCGCCGAGGTCACGAATGTCACCCCGGAGGGCTACCGCTCGTTCAGCGAGGTCAAGTCGCAGATCCGGCCGCAGGTGGAGCTTCAGAAGAAGCGCGCGGTGCAGACGCGGCGCATGGAACGGGCCCTTGCCCAGAACACCTTCGAGGCCCTGCCGGAGGCCCTCGGCACGGAGCTCCGCACGCAGTCGGACCTCACCTACTCCACCAGCACCGTCCCCGGGCTCGGTCAGGAGCCGCAGTTCGTCGGTACCGTCTTTGGGCTCGACGAGGCCGAATCCTCCGGGGTGGTGGCGGGCAAGAACGCGGCCTTCGTCGTAAAGACCACCCAGAAAGCCACCCCGCCCCCGCTGACGGATCAGAAGCGCAAGCAACTGCGCCAGCGGCTGCTCAAGCAACGCCGCCAGGAGGTGTCGTCCAATTGGATCGCCGCCCTCAAGGAGGACGCCACGATCAAGGACAACCGCAGCCAGTTGCGGTAG
- a CDS encoding PhoH family protein, with protein MPEKQLSIDGADPLLLFGFNDIHLRKIEDAFPDTQITARGSEIHLEGEPEALEKVERVFSEMMTLLERNEHLTEEDVDTVLALFDSNDTGASAPATDPGPRDLILTTPDGEIIKPRSTNQERLVQSAAANDVVFAIGPAGTGKTYVAVALAVAALNNHEVDKIVLSRPAVEAGEELGFLPGDFYEKVAPYLRPLYDALGEMMPRDELAESLEQDRVEVVPLAYMRGRTLKSSFVILDEAQNATTSQMKMFLTRLGPHSRAVVTGDITQTDLQDRNASGLIQVQHILKGIDGIEFVYLEREDVARHRLVRDIIAAYEEHNE; from the coding sequence TTGCCCGAAAAACAACTGAGCATTGACGGTGCCGATCCGCTTCTGCTGTTTGGCTTCAACGACATTCACCTCCGAAAGATCGAGGATGCATTCCCGGACACCCAGATCACGGCCCGGGGCTCGGAGATTCACCTCGAAGGCGAGCCGGAGGCGCTGGAAAAGGTCGAGCGGGTCTTCAGCGAGATGATGACCCTTCTCGAGCGCAACGAGCACCTCACCGAGGAGGACGTTGACACGGTTTTGGCCCTGTTCGATTCGAACGACACGGGCGCCTCGGCCCCAGCGACGGATCCCGGCCCGCGCGACCTGATCCTCACCACCCCCGACGGGGAGATCATCAAGCCCCGCTCCACCAACCAGGAGCGCCTCGTCCAGTCGGCTGCGGCCAACGATGTGGTGTTCGCCATCGGGCCCGCCGGCACCGGGAAGACGTACGTGGCCGTGGCGCTGGCCGTCGCCGCCCTCAACAACCACGAGGTGGACAAGATTGTCCTCTCCCGCCCCGCCGTGGAGGCCGGGGAGGAGCTCGGGTTTTTGCCGGGCGACTTCTACGAAAAGGTGGCGCCGTACCTCCGCCCCCTCTACGACGCCCTCGGGGAGATGATGCCCCGCGACGAGCTGGCCGAGTCCCTGGAGCAGGACCGGGTGGAGGTGGTCCCCCTCGCCTACATGCGGGGCCGGACGCTCAAGTCCTCGTTCGTCATTCTCGACGAGGCACAGAACGCCACCACGAGTCAGATGAAGATGTTTCTGACCCGGCTTGGCCCCCACAGCCGGGCCGTCGTGACGGGCGACATTACGCAGACCGACCTGCAAGACCGAAACGCCAGCGGCCTGATCCAGGTGCAGCACATCCTCAAGGGCATCGACGGGATTGAGTTCGTGTACCTGGAGCGCGAGGACGTGGCCCGCCACCGCCTGGTGCGCGACATCATCGCCGCCTACGAGGAGCACAACGAATGA